The Gadus morhua chromosome 16, gadMor3.0, whole genome shotgun sequence DNA window ctcctcctcctcctcctcctcctcctccctctcctcctcctcctcctcctcctcctcctcctcctccctctcctcctcctcctcctcctcctcctcctcccctcctccctctcctcttcctcctcttcctcctccagccaTGCCGTTAGACTTTGAGGAGCAGGACGAGCCCCCCCCGGACGTCAAGCTCCCCTACCCCAGCTCCCCCTCCTacgcccccttcctccccccgcccccgtctccttacccctcctcctccaacggcagcgcctccttcctccccctcccctccccctcctcctcctcctccgtcatgccgcctcccctcctcctccctccccctcctcgccccgcccctccgccctcggccccgccccaggccccgcccccggccctgcccccctcccccccgggggcggggccgggggagcGCCTGGCCCGGGTGGCGGCCCAGAGCCTGGTGCAGcagcaggtgggcggggccctgCTGGGCTCGGTGTCGCGCTCCCTGGAGCTGCTGGCGGCGGCCGTGCAGCAGCTGGTGGAGACGCAGCAGGACTTCATCAGCGAGTCTCTGGAGCAGCAGCGCCACACGCTGGACGTCCTCAAGGACTTCTCCCACAACGCCCTCAGCCTGCTGCGGGACCGGCCCCCGGCCCACGCCCGgctccccccctcacacacccccGGTCCCCCGACCGGTCCCCCGACCGGTCCACCAACCGGACCACCAACAGGTCCACCAACCGGACCACCAACAGGTCCACCGACCGGTCCACCAACCGGACCACCAACCGGTCCACCAACCGGACCACCAACCGGTCTACCAACCGGACCACCAACCGGACCACCAACCGGACCACCAACCGGACCACCAACAGGTCCACCAACCGGACCACCAACCGGTCCACCAACCGGTCCACCAACCGGACCACCAACCGGTCCACCGACCGGACAACCAACCGGTCCACTAACCAGTCTACCAACCGGTCCACTCACCAGTCTACCAACCGGTCCACTAACCAGTCTACCAACCGGTCTACCAACCGATCTACCAACCGGACAACCAACCGATCTACCAACCGGTCTACCAACCGAACAACCAACCGGTCTACCAACCGGTCCACTAACCATTCTACCAACCGGTCCACTAACCAGTCTACCAACCGGTCTACCAACCGGTCTACCAACCGGTCCACTAACCGGTCTACCAACCGGTCCACCATCAGCCCCTACTAGCAGCACACTACCAGCCTCTGGACCAGAACCAGCACCTGGTCCACAAGAACCAGCTGGACCAGAGCAGCGCCTCCTAACACCACAAGATAATGAAACACAGAGCGCAGTCCCTCCCCCGATGGAGCAGCCAGAAGCACCGGGTCCAGGACTGAGGGACCAAGAACCACAGACCCCCCAACCCATGGAGGTACAGGACACGCAGCCTGATGAACCCTGACCCTgatgaccctgaccctgatgAACCCTGACCCTGATGAACCCTGACCCTGATGAACCCTGATCCTGATGAACCCTGACCCTAGAGCTCAACACAACCCAGGACCAGTGAAACCAGACCTCACCTAACCCAGGACCAGTGAACCCAGACCTCACCTAACCCAGGACAGACTTGTTAACCCAGGACAGACTCGTTAACCCAGGACAGACTCGTTAACCCAGGACAGACTCGTTAACCCAGGACAGACTCGTTAACCCAGGGCAGACTCGTTAACCCAGGGCAGACTCGTTAACCCAGGACAGACTCGTTAACCCAGGGCAGACTCGTTAACCCAGGACAGACTCGTTAACCCAGGACAGACTCGTTAACCCAGGACAGACTCGTTAACCCAGGGCAGTAGGCCCTCGGCCACAGTAGAAGCAGGGCTCCGTGTGGGTGAGCTGAACTCTTCTTGGGCATGAGGAACCGGGTCAGACCTGGTGACCTGGAGGCCATGTCACCCTCCGTCTCCCCTCGAGGCCAGGTGACCCATGAACCTTAACCTTGGGCTCCATGGTAACGGGATACGTTGGCCTTTTTTACTGAATCatacactgtactgtactttatGACTGAAGATTGTTCCCTTGACGGATGAACTGAGGAGTCAATGTGGACACTTCTACTCTGAAGGAAGGACACACTACATTACCCACGATGCCAACGCCTTAGCACAGAGCTATTATAACTGTTTAGGCCTGCTGGTTGTGGTTTTCTTTTTATGAATTTCATCTGCTCGTCATAGATTTCCCAGCCAGATAGGAGATATTTTACACATAGGATGAAGTAATAGTATATTAACCCGATCACTGCTGTATGAACCAACCTCAAATAAAGTCGAAATAACTGGAGTCAACATGTTCATTATTAACTCCATTTATGATAGAGTTAATAAGATTAACtctaattcctgataatggtcacctcctcgaagggcattatccgcTCATACCACGGCTACtcgccaaagaaaataaactaagaccattcatttatattttgatgcgttttacaatccttTAGACCAGTTTAACCAGTCCCCATAGACCATTATAACCAGTCCCCATAGACTGTACAACAAGTCCTTATAGACCAGTTTAACCAGTCCCCATAGAACATTATAACCAGTCCCCATAGACCAATATAACCAGTCCCCATAGACCATTATAACCAGTCCCTATAGACCATTATAACCAGTCCTCATGTAGACCATTATAACCAGGACTCAGACCAGTATACCTTAAGACTGGTGTAGCCAACAGTGGTATGTGCGTTGGTGTGTCaccttttcgtgtgtgtgtggggggggttgtgtgtgtgtgtgtgagagaaacctGACTTGCTCAATCAATAAATGATGGCCAGTCTCATCGGTTGGTGGCTTAGCCACGCCCTCTTTcgttccgcacacacacacacacacacacaggtcacagacgcacacacactgcctgtGTGCTCCGATCAACTTGTTTGCTGGTCACCTTGTTGTCTTACCTCCTCGTCCCCTAGGGTCCTTGCCTCCTAGTCTCGTCGTCTGCTGCTCTCCGCTCCACGATGAATCCAGAGTAGTAAGAATCATCTTTTGTTTTTCCTCAAAGTAGTCTAGTCCAGTAGTCTCTGGTCTACTGTAGACCAGTCTACAGCCGACCAGAGTCTACAGTAGACCAGAGACTACGGTAGACCTGTCTACAGCCGACTAGAGCCTACTGTAGACCAGGTCTAAATAGTCCTGCCTTGTGTGGGTTTAGATGGTTGGTCTGAAGACGGGAGGGGACATTCTGACATGAGATGTTGATTTGGTGTCTGTGTCAAGGCTGGGTCTAGAACCAAGGCCCTGAGTTTATCGACGCTGGGTTTAGAACCCAGGCCCTGAGTTTATCGAGGCTGGGACCAATGCCCTGACTGTATCAAGACTGGGTCCAGGACCAATGCCCTGAGTGTATCAAGGCTGGGTCTAGAACCAAGGCCCTGACTGTATCAAGGCTGGGTCTAGGCCCAAGGCCCTGAGTGTATCAAGGCTGGGTCTAGAACCAAGGCCCTGACTGTATCAAGGCTGGGTCTAGGCCCAAGGCCCTGACTGTATCAAGGCTGGGTCTAGGACCAAGGCCCTGAGTGTATCAAGGCTGGGTCTAGGCCCAAGGCCCTGACTGTATCAAGGCTGAGTCTAGAACCAAGGCCCTGACTGTATCAAGGCTGGGTCTAGAACCAAGGCCCTGACTGTATCAAGGCTGGGTCTAGAACCAAGGCCCTGACTGTATCAAGGCTGGGTCCAGGACCAATGCCCTGACTGTATCAAGGCTGGGTCTAGAACCCAGGTAGGTCACAGCATTAAAGGTTTATGACCGCCTGCTCTTATGTGTGCCATCGTGAGTCATGGCTGTTAGACGAGGTAGAGAAGAAAGTTGTTGACTATTTCTGACTACTAACTAACCGCTTACTACTTACTTAACACTAATGACACCTTTCAGCCCGgccattttattttgttgaatGATCTTCCTGGCAGGCATGTTGGCTCCACATTGACTgagaatgctgctgctgggaTTCCTGtcatataatgtgtgtgtgtgtgtgtgtgtgtgtgtgtgtgtgtgtgtgtgtgtgtgtgtgtgtgtgtgtgtgtgtccgtgtgtgcgtgtgtgcgtgtgtgcgtgtgtgtgtgttctcagtgaCTACCTGTTCAAGCTTCTGTTGATCGGTGATTCTGGAGTTGGCAAGTCATGTCTGCTGCTTCGCTTTGCGGTAGtgaacacacgcgcacgcacgcacgcacgcacacacacacacacacaaagacaatgtTTCGTTTGGGACTAGGTTAGAGATGTTATATGACCgtagcccctccccctgacaGGACAACACCTACACGGAGACGTACATCTCCACCATCGGAGTGGACTTCAAGATCCGGACGATCGACATGGACGGCAAGACGGTGAAACTCCAGATCGTAAGTCTTGATAAGGACAGGTGGTACCCCGGGTTGGCTTGATGGTGTGgtggttatatatatacacagtttgtgtgtgtgtgtgtgtgtgtgtgtgtgtgtgtgtgtgtgtgtgtgtgtgtgtgtgtgtgtgtgtgtgtgtgtgtgtgtgtgtgtgtgtgtgtgcgcgcgccagTGGGACACGGCAGGGCAGGAGAGGTTTCGAACCATCACCTCCAGCTACTACAGAGGAGCACATGGCATCATCATTGTCTATGATGTCACCGAGCAGGTAGGGGCTTTGGTCCTGTAATCAATGATACATATCAATATCAACGCATGATCAGACTAATCAATAATACATATCTATCTGCACATGATCAGACTAATCAATAACAAAtatctctcctccctttcctcccctcacctccctctcctcctccatctccctccccctcctcccctctcccctccccctcctcccctctcctcctcctccccctcctcccctctcctcccctctcctcctcctccctctcctccccctcctccacctcctctctccttccctctcctcccctctccaactcctccctctcctcccctctcctcccctcctcctcctcctctctcctcccccctcctcctcctcctccctctcctccccctcctcccctctcctcctcctccccctcccaagGAGTCCTACAATAACATCTCCCAGTGGCTGCAGGAGATCGAACGATACGCGTGCCAGAACGTCTCCAGGCTGTTGCTAGGCAACAAGTGCGACCTGGTCGCTAAGAAAGTGGTCGCCTCCTCCACCGCCCAGGTAGACCTGCTACTGGGcggctcccagtaccaccaccctCTGCTACTGGTTTTACTGGGAGCTGCACAGTACATCACTCTTCTAATGGTGGAAActgggaagaagaaaaaacgaCTCAAATACTATAAAAttacatattctctctctcgctctcgctctctccccccctcccccctcccccctctcccccctctcccaggagttggcctcctctctccacatccCCTTTGTTGAGACCAGTGCTCGGAGCTCTGATAACGTGGAGCGAGCCTTCCTCACCATGGCGTCAGAGATCCACCGCCGGCTGGCCAGCGACGGCGGGATGCAGGCCGAGGCCGCCAGAGCCCGCGGGGCCCAGATCAACAGCGCCCCCCTGTGGCCTGCCGGCGAACCGCAGCCCCGACCGGAGGATACTGGGAACTGCTGCTAGGGGCTGTCTTTTGAGCCAAGGAACCCGGGTTTCCGAGTCCTACCCCCGGGCAGGCCTGCTTTGAGCTGGTACCTTTTGCTCGTAGCACGCAAATTTTGTGTGGTGGAAATATAATATTAGTTACGATTAAAACTGTTGCCAGTTATGTTCTTGTGGATTAATGAggtaataaatgtaaaatatttatttagtaAATGTATTTTTCTAATTATACTTCTAAAAGACACATGGGTGGACATTACTTTGTTTAAATTGTTTAAATCTCCTTAAAGTAGAAGGGGAGTATAATGTAAATCTAAAAATTAATCATAGTACATATAGTAGAGAAAAGCATCAAAACTATAGGGTTTACAAATATTCaactaaaatatatttaaaaca harbors:
- the zgc:113149 gene encoding protein enabled homolog translates to MDPSWMEVKEEADLESPFRFEGLRGKVRFSFAEIKVLLEEVKNHRFVVLKKFNSGVSSETKKQTWSEITDKVNSLGVTVREVRQIMKKWADLKCDARRRMLAMRAPKGHKKTLGPVEVMVQKILLLAPGKDEAELDIESFEEYSRRRPRAKPRGRPRRHSISSPKEELVEDFYQSSPEMNFDLINDETMPLDFEEQDEPPPDVKLPYPSSPSYAPFLPPPPSPYPSSSNGSASFLPLPSPSSSSSVMPPPLLLPPPPRPAPPPSAPPQAPPPALPPSPPGAGPGERLARVAAQSLVQQQVGGALLGSVSRSLELLAAAVQQLVETQQDFISESLEQQRHTLDVLKDFSHNALSLLRDRPPAHARLPPSHTPGPPTGPPTGPPTGPPTGPPTGPPTGPPTAHYQPLDQNQHLVHKNQLDQSSAS
- the LOC115561065 gene encoding ras-related protein Rab-1B-like, yielding MNPEYDYLFKLLLIGDSGVGKSCLLLRFADNTYTETYISTIGVDFKIRTIDMDGKTVKLQIWDTAGQERFRTITSSYYRGAHGIIIVYDVTEQESYNNISQWLQEIERYACQNVSRLLLGNKCDLVAKKVVASSTAQELASSLHIPFVETSARSSDNVERAFLTMASEIHRRLASDGGMQAEAARARGAQINSAPLWPAGEPQPRPEDTGNCC